Proteins encoded by one window of Pseudomonas coleopterorum:
- the flgB gene encoding flagellar basal body rod protein FlgB has protein sequence MSISFDKALGIHEQALGFRAKRAEVLANNIANADTPNYKARDLDFASVLAAQSEQNGKGAFGLQTTNGKHIAAQGFSSGDEELQYRVSTQPSLDQNTVDAQIEQSNYAENSVNFQASFTLLNSKFKGLVSALRGE, from the coding sequence ATGAGCATCAGTTTCGACAAAGCGCTGGGCATTCACGAGCAGGCATTGGGGTTTCGCGCCAAGCGCGCCGAAGTGCTGGCCAACAACATTGCCAACGCCGACACCCCCAACTACAAGGCTCGTGACCTGGATTTCGCCTCGGTGCTGGCCGCTCAGAGCGAGCAGAACGGCAAAGGTGCCTTCGGCCTGCAGACCACCAACGGCAAGCACATCGCCGCCCAGGGATTCAGCTCGGGTGACGAGGAGCTGCAGTACCGCGTTTCCACCCAGCCATCGCTGGACCAGAACACCGTCGATGCGCAGATCGAGCAATCGAACTACGCCGAGAACTCGGTGAACTTCCAGGCCAGTTTCACCCTGCTCAACAGCAAGTTCAAAGGGCTGGTATCGGCCCTTCGCGGAGAGTAA
- a CDS encoding winged helix-turn-helix domain-containing protein: MPTDLGDKFSSINNQLYTAHQTTDEAQLARGFWWFNDVDCTLTQNGITVGLTRTECWLLSLLAFSSERVISKEALIAGLDKDPSHYNGLEMSLSRLQSKFGQCSGGERLIRSVRNRGYCLAQVVRAAYGPSWKSSTGLAGKPPCCC, encoded by the coding sequence ATGCCTACGGATCTTGGCGACAAATTTTCATCCATCAACAATCAGCTCTACACAGCCCACCAGACAACCGACGAAGCGCAGTTGGCGCGTGGTTTCTGGTGGTTCAATGACGTCGACTGCACCCTGACCCAGAACGGTATCACCGTGGGTCTGACGCGCACCGAATGTTGGCTGCTGAGCCTGCTCGCCTTCAGCAGCGAGCGGGTCATCAGCAAGGAAGCGCTGATTGCCGGACTGGACAAGGACCCCAGCCACTACAACGGGCTGGAAATGTCCCTGAGCCGCCTGCAAAGCAAATTTGGCCAATGCAGCGGTGGTGAACGGCTGATCCGCTCGGTACGCAACCGAGGCTACTGCCTGGCCCAGGTGGTGCGTGCGGCCTATGGCCCGAGCTGGAAATCGTCGACGGGCCTGGCTGGCAAGCCCCCCTGCTGCTGCTAG
- the flgC gene encoding flagellar basal body rod protein FlgC, which produces MSLASVFNIAGSGMSAQTTRLNTVASNIANAETVSSSIDQTYRARHPVFATMLQGQQNGDSGSLFQDQDSAGQGVQVTGVVEDQSNLEARYEPNHPAANKDGYVYYPNVNVVEEMADMISASRSFQTNAELMNTAKTMMQKVLTLGQ; this is translated from the coding sequence ATGTCCCTTGCCAGTGTCTTCAACATCGCCGGTAGCGGCATGAGTGCCCAGACCACGCGCCTGAACACCGTGGCCAGCAACATCGCCAACGCCGAAACCGTGTCCTCGAGCATCGACCAGACCTACCGTGCGCGGCACCCGGTGTTCGCCACCATGCTCCAGGGCCAGCAGAACGGCGACAGCGGTTCGCTGTTCCAGGACCAGGACTCGGCGGGGCAGGGCGTGCAGGTCACCGGCGTGGTCGAGGACCAGAGCAACCTCGAGGCGCGCTACGAGCCCAACCATCCGGCGGCGAACAAGGACGGCTACGTCTACTACCCGAACGTCAACGTGGTCGAGGAAATGGCCGACATGATCTCGGCCAGCCGTTCCTTCCAGACCAACGCTGAATTGATGAACACCGCAAAGACCATGATGCAGAAGGTCCTGACCCTGGGTCAGTGA
- the flgD gene encoding flagellar hook assembly protein FlgD, with protein sequence MTTTSSTTGVSSSVLDSLQKTTSSTNSSTGTAGSALGKDAFLQLLVTQMQNQNPLDPQDNGEFVAQLAQFSSLESMQSLNSSVSTIASNYQSSQALQASSLVGRSVIAQTDTAVVDPTKGLTGSVALTSSSSNTTVGVYDSKGDLVRSIDLGSQSAGNASFTWDGKDSNGAVAAAGTYTFKAAATVDGTATAMSTYLPATVNSVTMGTNGGELTLNLAGLGSVALSKVQTIGI encoded by the coding sequence ATGACGACTACCAGCAGTACTACCGGCGTGAGCTCCTCGGTCCTGGACTCATTGCAGAAAACCACCAGCAGCACCAACAGCTCGACCGGCACCGCCGGCAGTGCCTTGGGCAAGGACGCGTTCCTGCAGTTGCTGGTGACCCAGATGCAGAACCAGAACCCGCTCGATCCCCAGGACAACGGCGAGTTCGTCGCCCAGCTTGCGCAGTTCAGCAGCCTGGAAAGCATGCAGAGCCTGAATTCGTCGGTGAGCACCATCGCCAGCAACTACCAATCGTCCCAGGCGCTGCAGGCCTCGTCCCTGGTCGGCCGCTCGGTCATCGCCCAGACCGACACCGCCGTGGTCGACCCCACCAAGGGCCTCACCGGCTCCGTGGCGCTGACCTCGTCGAGCAGCAACACCACGGTTGGTGTCTACGACAGCAAAGGCGACCTGGTGCGCAGCATCGATCTGGGCAGCCAGTCGGCCGGCAACGCCAGCTTCACCTGGGATGGCAAGGACAGCAACGGCGCGGTCGCCGCTGCCGGCACCTACACCTTCAAGGCCGCAGCCACCGTCGACGGTACCGCCACGGCCATGAGCACTTACCTGCCCGCCACGGTGAACAGCGTCACGATGGGCACCAATGGTGGTGAACTGACCCTCAACCTCGCTGGACTGGGTAGCGTCGCGCTGTCGAAAGTCCAAACCATCGGAATTTGA
- the cheR gene encoding protein-glutamate O-methyltransferase CheR has product MSTGNLDFDQFRVFLEKACGILLGENKQYLVASRLNKLMEQQGIKSLGELVQRIQNQPRSGLREQVVDAMTTNETLWFRDTYPFEVMKNKVLPESIKASPGARLRIWSAACSSGQEPYSLSMTIDEFERSNLGQLKSGVQIVATDLSGSMLTNCKSGEYDSLAIGRGLSQERLQRYFDPKGPGRWAVKAPIRSRVEFRAFNLLDSYAALGKFDIVFCRNVLIYFSAQVKKDILTRIHGTLKPGGYLFLGASEALNGLPELYQMVQCSPGIIYQAK; this is encoded by the coding sequence GTGTCTACGGGTAATTTGGATTTTGATCAGTTCCGGGTCTTCCTGGAAAAAGCCTGTGGCATTCTCTTGGGCGAGAACAAGCAGTACCTCGTTGCCAGCCGCCTGAACAAGCTGATGGAGCAGCAGGGCATCAAATCCCTGGGCGAGCTGGTGCAACGCATCCAGAACCAGCCGCGCAGCGGTTTGCGCGAGCAGGTGGTGGACGCCATGACCACCAACGAAACCCTGTGGTTCCGCGACACCTACCCGTTCGAAGTGATGAAGAACAAGGTGCTGCCCGAAAGCATCAAGGCCAGCCCCGGCGCGCGCCTGCGCATCTGGTCGGCGGCCTGTTCCTCGGGCCAGGAACCCTATTCGCTGTCGATGACCATCGACGAATTCGAGCGCAGCAATCTGGGCCAGTTGAAGTCGGGCGTGCAGATCGTGGCCACCGACCTGTCCGGCAGCATGCTGACCAACTGCAAGAGCGGCGAGTACGACAGCCTGGCCATCGGTCGCGGCCTTTCCCAGGAGCGTCTGCAGCGCTACTTCGATCCCAAGGGTCCAGGACGCTGGGCCGTCAAGGCGCCGATTCGCAGTCGCGTCGAGTTTCGCGCGTTCAACCTGCTCGATAGCTACGCCGCCCTGGGCAAGTTCGATATCGTCTTCTGTCGCAACGTGCTGATCTATTTTTCCGCGCAGGTAAAGAAAGACATTCTCACCCGCATCCACGGCACCCTCAAGCCAGGCGGATACCTGTTTCTGGGCGCATCCGAAGCCTTGAACGGTCTGCCCGAGCTTTACCAGATGGTGCAGTGCAGCCCCGGCATCATCTATCAGGCCAAGTGA
- a CDS encoding MFS transporter, protein MRQIWKNFRALYFASLMMLIGSGLLSTYLALRLSAEQVDSLWVGALMAANYFGLALGGKIGHRLIARVGHIRAYATCAGIVGAAVLGHGLVNYLPAWLFLRVIVGLGMMCQYMVIESWLNEQADTKQRGAVFSGYMIASYLGLVLGQLILVVHPQLGLELLMLVALCFALCLVPVALTRRIHPAPMHPAPMEPRFFLSRVPQSLSTVLGSGLIVGSFYGLAPLYASQQGLSTEQVGLFMGSCIFAGLLVQWPLGWLSDRYDRALLIRCVAVGIAVAALPLALIPTVPLEVLFAAGFLVSLLQFSLYPLAVAFSNDHVEADRRVSLTAMLLVTYGVGASVGPLVAGVLMKQFGSQMLYAFFCFFAVVLVWRIRPKAVTNLHVVDDAPLHHVAMPAANSPLAAALDPRVDEHLVQEQMQNTEPGDEEPVKPV, encoded by the coding sequence ATGCGCCAAATCTGGAAAAACTTTCGAGCCCTGTATTTCGCCTCACTGATGATGCTGATCGGCTCTGGTCTATTGAGTACCTACCTGGCCCTGCGCCTGTCGGCCGAGCAGGTCGACAGCCTGTGGGTCGGCGCCCTGATGGCAGCCAACTATTTCGGTCTGGCTCTGGGCGGCAAGATCGGCCACAGGCTGATCGCCCGCGTGGGGCACATACGCGCCTACGCCACCTGCGCCGGTATCGTCGGCGCGGCCGTGCTGGGCCATGGCCTGGTGAATTACCTGCCCGCCTGGCTGTTCCTGCGGGTTATCGTCGGCCTGGGCATGATGTGCCAGTACATGGTGATCGAAAGCTGGCTAAACGAGCAGGCTGACACCAAGCAGCGTGGGGCGGTGTTCAGCGGTTACATGATCGCGTCCTACCTTGGCCTGGTACTGGGTCAGCTGATCCTGGTCGTGCATCCGCAACTGGGCCTGGAACTGCTCATGCTGGTTGCCCTGTGCTTCGCCCTGTGCCTGGTACCGGTTGCGCTCACGCGACGGATTCACCCGGCGCCGATGCACCCGGCGCCCATGGAACCGCGCTTCTTCCTCAGTCGGGTACCGCAGTCGCTGAGCACCGTGCTCGGATCCGGTCTGATCGTCGGCTCGTTCTATGGCCTGGCACCGCTGTATGCCTCACAGCAGGGGTTGAGCACCGAGCAGGTGGGCTTGTTCATGGGTTCGTGCATCTTTGCCGGCCTGCTGGTGCAGTGGCCGCTGGGCTGGCTGTCGGACCGCTACGACCGTGCTCTGCTGATCCGCTGCGTGGCCGTCGGTATCGCCGTTGCCGCGCTGCCATTGGCGCTGATTCCGACCGTGCCGCTGGAAGTGCTCTTCGCCGCCGGCTTCCTGGTATCGCTGTTGCAGTTCTCGTTGTATCCGTTGGCCGTGGCGTTTTCCAACGACCATGTGGAAGCCGACCGGCGCGTGTCGCTGACCGCGATGCTGTTGGTGACCTACGGGGTGGGTGCCAGTGTCGGCCCGCTGGTGGCCGGCGTGCTGATGAAGCAGTTCGGCAGCCAGATGCTGTATGCCTTCTTCTGCTTCTTCGCCGTGGTGCTGGTCTGGCGCATCCGGCCGAAGGCGGTGACCAACCTGCATGTGGTGGACGATGCGCCGCTGCATCACGTCGCCATGCCGGCGGCCAACTCGCCGCTGGCCGCGGCACTGGATCCCCGTGTCGACGAGCACCTGGTACAGGAGCAGATGCAGAACACCGAGCCTGGCGACGAGGAGCCGGTCAAGCCCGTCTAG
- a CDS encoding flagella synthesis protein FlgN gives MHDQTLLQLIEEDLPYAGQLLELLRDESLALQSRDMELLETILAQKQSLIVLLEQNGRRRSQLLMQMGLSADREGLQALALQSHLGDALLARGDALSQLLAQCQAINAQVGQGIARQQVATANQIRILTGAEPPSLYNSRGSTAKMATYRALSQA, from the coding sequence ATGCACGATCAAACGCTGTTGCAGCTGATTGAAGAAGACCTCCCTTACGCAGGGCAACTGCTCGAGCTGCTGCGTGATGAGTCGCTGGCCTTGCAAAGCCGCGACATGGAGCTTCTGGAAACGATTCTGGCGCAGAAGCAGTCGTTGATCGTGTTGCTGGAGCAGAACGGGCGGCGGCGCAGCCAGTTGCTGATGCAGATGGGCCTGTCGGCCGATCGCGAGGGCTTGCAGGCGCTGGCGCTTCAGTCGCACCTGGGCGATGCGTTGCTGGCTCGGGGTGACGCGTTGAGTCAGTTGCTGGCGCAGTGTCAGGCGATCAATGCCCAGGTCGGTCAAGGTATCGCGCGCCAGCAGGTGGCGACCGCCAACCAGATCCGCATCCTCACTGGCGCGGAGCCACCGTCGCTCTACAACAGCCGTGGGTCGACTGCGAAGATGGCCACCTACCGGGCGCTCAGCCAGGCGTAA
- the flgA gene encoding flagellar basal body P-ring formation chaperone FlgA, translating into MNAKTTVSRHIAAYLFWAVATVGGAVLGSTARADNVTLPEQLIGVTQGFLEFTVEDYLATSQIQGRYEIEVNNLDPRLRMPGCDRQLSATLESPAQPLGRVTVRVRCEGGAPWTVFVPAQVRLFREVVTTTRPLKRDSVLTEADVALRERDIGAMGQGFLVSLDEAVGMKLIRPTVVDQVLTPVFLEQQALVLKGDQVVIIARSGTLAVRMPGEALAQGGMSEQIRVRNLNSKRVVKARVTGPGQVEVAM; encoded by the coding sequence ATGAACGCAAAAACGACGGTTTCTCGACACATCGCTGCGTATTTATTCTGGGCCGTTGCCACGGTGGGTGGCGCGGTGCTCGGCAGTACGGCGCGCGCCGACAATGTCACATTGCCCGAACAGCTTATCGGTGTCACCCAGGGTTTTCTTGAGTTCACTGTCGAAGATTATCTGGCGACCTCGCAGATCCAGGGTCGCTACGAGATCGAGGTGAACAATCTTGACCCGCGCCTGCGCATGCCGGGCTGTGATCGGCAGCTGTCGGCGACCCTGGAAAGTCCGGCGCAACCCCTGGGCCGGGTGACCGTGCGTGTGCGTTGCGAAGGCGGCGCGCCATGGACGGTATTCGTTCCGGCCCAGGTCCGCCTGTTCCGCGAGGTGGTCACCACCACCCGGCCGCTCAAGCGCGACAGCGTGCTGACCGAGGCCGATGTGGCGTTGCGCGAGCGGGACATCGGGGCGATGGGGCAAGGCTTTCTGGTTTCGCTGGACGAAGCGGTGGGCATGAAGCTGATCCGACCGACGGTTGTCGATCAGGTGCTCACGCCGGTGTTCCTTGAACAGCAGGCACTCGTGCTCAAGGGTGACCAGGTGGTGATCATCGCCCGCAGCGGCACCCTGGCGGTGCGCATGCCGGGTGAGGCGCTGGCCCAGGGTGGCATGAGCGAGCAGATCCGCGTGCGCAACCTGAACTCCAAACGGGTGGTCAAGGCACGGGTGACTGGCCCTGGACAGGTGGAAGTGGCGATGTAA
- a CDS encoding winged helix-turn-helix domain-containing protein: protein MEVLAALFHPLEPRLLMLCSDTSRTDSLKRYLQDLSLPVEGLQPELQPAYDYEKSRHKAILVEPGRGERQKGVRWVDDIRRGNSWASILVALTGADAATRQSYQQAGADHVLRLPSTEPARETFYVELFQNPDYWNLTPPVVDPARLCLEDETRRLDLTFAQVQVVLALLYAPHHQLSFDDLAQLLGLNLRTYDMRVVEKFVSRLRSSIRQVFGTNVIQSVRGSGYRLNRGCISPPPSAFH from the coding sequence ATGGAAGTTTTGGCTGCACTGTTTCACCCGCTCGAACCACGCCTCCTCATGCTCTGCAGCGATACTTCACGGACCGATTCGCTCAAGCGCTACCTTCAAGACCTTTCTCTACCCGTCGAGGGCCTGCAGCCGGAATTGCAGCCGGCGTACGACTACGAAAAAAGCCGGCACAAGGCCATTCTCGTGGAGCCTGGCCGTGGTGAACGCCAGAAAGGCGTGCGCTGGGTAGACGATATCCGCCGCGGCAACAGCTGGGCTTCGATACTGGTGGCCTTGACGGGCGCCGATGCGGCCACTCGCCAGAGCTATCAGCAGGCCGGGGCCGACCATGTCTTGCGCCTGCCAAGCACGGAGCCTGCGCGCGAGACGTTTTACGTCGAACTGTTCCAGAACCCGGACTACTGGAATCTCACGCCGCCGGTGGTGGACCCCGCGCGTCTGTGTCTGGAGGATGAAACCCGGCGGCTGGACCTGACCTTTGCGCAGGTTCAGGTCGTCCTGGCGTTGCTGTACGCGCCGCATCACCAGTTGAGCTTCGACGATCTGGCGCAACTGCTGGGGCTGAATCTGCGGACCTACGACATGCGTGTGGTGGAGAAATTCGTCAGCCGGCTGCGCAGCAGCATCCGTCAAGTCTTCGGCACCAACGTGATCCAGAGTGTGCGCGGCAGTGGCTACCGCCTGAACCGTGGGTGCATCTCGCCGCCGCCCAGCGCTTTCCACTGA
- the flgM gene encoding flagellar biosynthesis anti-sigma factor FlgM: MVIDFNRVGNSPSVQGTPRTGAAKEVAADTPVPSTPAVKSGEPVTLSDQAQQMQKITDKLSDQPTVDSARVAELKQAIAEGSYKVDSERVASKMLNFEAQR, from the coding sequence ATGGTTATCGACTTCAACCGAGTAGGAAACTCGCCGTCAGTGCAAGGTACGCCACGTACCGGCGCTGCCAAGGAAGTGGCCGCCGACACGCCCGTGCCAAGCACGCCAGCCGTGAAGAGCGGGGAACCGGTCACCTTGAGCGATCAGGCCCAGCAAATGCAGAAAATCACCGACAAGCTGAGCGATCAGCCAACTGTCGACAGCGCCCGCGTCGCCGAGCTCAAGCAGGCCATCGCCGAGGGTAGCTACAAGGTCGACAGCGAGCGCGTTGCCAGCAAAATGCTCAATTTCGAAGCCCAGCGCTAG
- a CDS encoding chemotaxis protein CheV — protein sequence MAGVMDSVNQRTQLVGQNRLELLLFRLNGKQLYGINVFKVREVLQCPKLTVLPKSNPVVRGVANIRGATIPILDLDMATGSVGLEASTDTFVIITEYNTKIQGFLVHSVERIVNMNWEEIHPPPKGTGRDHYLTAVTRVDNQLVEIIDVEKILAEVAPTSEAISVGVVDEETHSKAVSLRVLTVDDSSVARKQVTRCLQTVGVEVVALNDGRQALEYLRNLVDDGKRPEEEFLMLISDIEMPEMDGYTLTAEIRSDPRMQKLHVILHTSLSGVFNQAMVKKVGADDFLAKFRPDDLAARVVDRIKAAV from the coding sequence ATGGCCGGTGTTATGGATTCGGTGAACCAGCGCACGCAGCTGGTTGGACAGAATCGCCTCGAGTTGTTGTTGTTTCGCCTCAATGGCAAACAGCTCTACGGGATCAATGTCTTCAAGGTCAGGGAGGTGCTGCAATGCCCCAAACTGACGGTATTGCCTAAGTCCAACCCGGTGGTTCGCGGCGTGGCCAACATCCGCGGGGCGACTATCCCGATCCTGGATCTGGACATGGCCACAGGCTCCGTGGGGCTTGAGGCATCCACCGATACCTTCGTCATCATCACCGAGTACAACACCAAGATTCAGGGCTTTCTGGTGCACTCGGTGGAACGCATCGTCAACATGAACTGGGAAGAGATCCATCCGCCGCCCAAGGGTACCGGCCGCGATCACTACCTGACCGCTGTCACCCGCGTGGACAACCAGCTGGTCGAGATCATCGACGTCGAGAAGATCCTCGCCGAAGTGGCGCCGACTTCCGAAGCGATCTCGGTCGGGGTGGTCGACGAAGAGACCCACAGCAAGGCCGTGTCCCTGCGCGTGTTGACCGTCGACGACTCATCGGTGGCGCGCAAGCAGGTCACCCGCTGCCTGCAGACGGTCGGCGTGGAAGTCGTGGCTCTCAACGACGGTCGGCAGGCGCTGGAGTACCTGCGCAACCTGGTCGACGATGGCAAGCGTCCGGAAGAGGAATTCCTGATGCTGATCTCCGACATCGAGATGCCGGAAATGGACGGCTACACCTTGACCGCCGAGATTCGCAGCGATCCGCGCATGCAGAAACTGCACGTGATCCTGCATACTTCCCTGTCCGGGGTGTTCAACCAGGCCATGGTGAAGAAAGTCGGCGCCGACGATTTCCTGGCCAAGTTCCGCCCCGACGATCTGGCGGCTCGCGTCGTCGATCGCATCAAGGCAGCAGTATGA
- a CDS encoding glutamine synthetase family protein translates to MTAEGFQEGRRLQLAIGVLLQCIMGGYPPSRYYGADDGDVALVPDLTRLHRLPWSEPPRAWVVCDAEELTGGFSPLSTRGLLKTVLARYGRLGLAPVVATELEFFVFAANPDPLLPFQAPIGLDGRREDGSSAFSVGSNNGLRPFFTEVYRSMAAMGLPRDTVMHEMGVSQFEINLLHGDPLLLADQTFLFKHLLKEVGLKHGLSVVCMAKPLARVAGSSMHIHQSVVAVDSGLNVFSDAHDQPTDTFRHFIGGQQAAMADFTALLAPNVNSYQRLCQPYASPNNACWSYDNRAAGLRIPASAASARRVENRLPGADANPYLAIAASLAAGLHGIEQQLEPSPPMQGDLAVPDELSLPCTLHAALERLKRSLLARELFGDVFIEGYIATKTLELASFFDEITPWERRVLAAQA, encoded by the coding sequence ATGACCGCCGAGGGCTTTCAGGAGGGGCGGCGGCTGCAACTGGCCATCGGCGTGTTGCTGCAATGCATCATGGGCGGCTATCCGCCCAGCCGCTACTACGGTGCCGATGACGGCGACGTCGCGCTGGTGCCCGACCTGACTCGGCTGCACCGCCTGCCGTGGAGCGAGCCGCCCCGCGCCTGGGTGGTCTGCGATGCCGAGGAGTTGACCGGTGGCTTCTCCCCGCTGTCGACCCGTGGCCTGCTCAAGACAGTCCTTGCCCGCTATGGCCGTCTGGGGTTGGCGCCGGTGGTGGCCACCGAGCTGGAGTTCTTCGTGTTCGCCGCCAATCCCGATCCATTGCTGCCGTTCCAGGCGCCGATCGGCCTGGATGGTCGACGGGAAGACGGCAGCAGCGCGTTCAGCGTCGGCTCCAACAACGGTCTGCGGCCGTTCTTCACCGAGGTCTATCGCAGCATGGCGGCGATGGGCCTGCCACGCGACACGGTGATGCACGAAATGGGCGTCAGCCAGTTCGAAATCAACCTGCTCCATGGCGATCCGCTGCTGTTGGCCGACCAGACCTTCCTGTTCAAGCATCTGCTCAAGGAAGTCGGGCTCAAGCATGGGCTCAGCGTGGTGTGCATGGCCAAGCCGCTGGCGCGGGTGGCCGGGAGCTCCATGCACATACACCAGAGTGTGGTGGCAGTGGACAGCGGCCTGAACGTGTTCAGCGATGCCCATGACCAGCCCACCGATACCTTCCGCCACTTCATCGGTGGGCAACAGGCGGCCATGGCTGATTTCACCGCGCTGCTGGCGCCCAACGTGAATTCCTATCAGCGCCTTTGCCAGCCGTATGCGTCGCCCAACAATGCTTGCTGGTCCTACGACAATCGCGCCGCCGGGCTGCGCATCCCTGCCAGTGCGGCCAGTGCGCGACGGGTCGAGAACCGCCTGCCGGGTGCCGATGCCAATCCCTACCTGGCGATCGCCGCCAGCCTTGCCGCCGGTCTGCACGGCATCGAACAGCAACTCGAGCCATCCCCGCCCATGCAGGGCGACCTCGCGGTGCCCGATGAATTGTCCTTGCCATGTACCTTGCATGCCGCTCTGGAGCGTCTGAAACGAAGCCTGTTGGCCAGGGAACTGTTCGGCGATGTGTTCATCGAAGGCTACATCGCGACCAAGACCCTGGAGCTGGCGAGTTTCTTCGATGAAATCACCCCTTGGGAGCGCCGGGTACTGGCGGCCCAGGCTTGA
- a CDS encoding flagellar brake protein: MSNASNLEDAPQPPKVLATPLEVAANLRLLQESHDPLIITFQDRPLRCQSFLVEVDRDNLRIVLDEMIPREGEKYLEAGEPFKVEGFHDGVRVAWESHGNWTITQKECGRCYVGALPGQVVYHQRRNAFRAALKLSQLVDVEIAGSRLKNTLVGKLLDISAHGCKLRFEGDISERLQLGQIYERFMAALPFGAMTTPVELRHLHFEERIDTTFVGVRFHNIPGLVQRQIERFVHQLQREAQRFDRDDF; this comes from the coding sequence GTGTCAAACGCATCGAACCTGGAAGACGCTCCGCAACCGCCCAAGGTACTGGCTACACCTCTGGAAGTCGCCGCCAACCTGCGCCTGCTTCAGGAAAGCCATGACCCCCTGATCATCACCTTCCAGGACCGCCCCCTGCGCTGCCAGAGCTTCCTGGTGGAAGTGGACCGTGACAACCTGCGCATCGTGCTCGACGAAATGATCCCTCGCGAAGGCGAAAAATACCTGGAGGCCGGCGAGCCGTTCAAGGTCGAAGGCTTTCATGACGGTGTGCGCGTGGCGTGGGAAAGCCATGGCAACTGGACCATCACCCAGAAGGAATGCGGACGCTGCTATGTCGGCGCGCTGCCGGGCCAGGTGGTCTATCACCAGCGACGCAACGCCTTTCGCGCCGCACTCAAGCTTTCGCAACTGGTGGACGTCGAGATCGCCGGCAGCCGACTCAAGAACACCCTGGTCGGCAAGCTGCTGGACATATCGGCCCACGGTTGCAAACTGCGCTTCGAGGGCGACATCAGTGAGCGCCTGCAATTGGGGCAGATCTACGAGCGTTTCATGGCCGCCCTGCCCTTCGGCGCCATGACCACGCCGGTCGAGCTGCGTCATCTGCATTTCGAGGAGCGTATCGACACCACCTTCGTGGGCGTGCGCTTCCACAATATTCCCGGCCTGGTGCAGCGCCAGATCGAACGCTTCGTGCATCAATTGCAACGCGAAGCGCAGCGCTTCGACAGAGACGACTTCTGA